Within the Microbacterium sp. 1S1 genome, the region CGAGGCTCCGTGCGAGCGAGCGAGCTGCAGGTTCGCGCGGAGGTTCAGCGATGCGCCGGCCAGTCCCGCTTCCAGCGCCTCCGTCGCGACGGCGAGATCCACGGCGAGGTGCGGATTCCCCTCCGCGGAGAGCATGCGCGCTTCGGTGACCAGGGCTACGCCGGCACGGCCGAGCCGCGCGACCGATTGCGCGGCCTCGATGGCCGCCTCACGGACGCGGTCCTCTCGATCCGGGTCCTCCGGCGACAGCGCGAGCGCGGCACCGAAACTCGCCGACACCACGCCGTCCGCTTCGACCGCCCGCAGGAGGTCGCTGCGCACAGCGTCGAGCCGGCCGGTTCGCTCAGCGACGGCGGGCACGTCGGGGGTGTATCCGGCGACCATGCCCATCAGCGCCGCCGCGAGGCCGAGCATCACTCCCGACGCCGCCCCTCCGCCCGGCGATCCGGTGGGCTGACTGAGCGCGTCGAGCCAGGCATCCATCGGGCGTGACGTCGGGACGTCTGCGGATTCCGTCATGCGCGCCAGACTATCGGGGCGCACGGCTGCCCCATCCGGGCGGCCTGTCTCTCTACGATGGAGTCGTGCAGCTCGTGGACACCTTCTCCGTGGTCGGCGAGGTGCTGGCATGGATGGGTCTCGGGATCGGCGCGCCCCTCCTCGTCGTGGCGCTGCTGATCGGGCTCGTCGAAGGCCGGTGGGTCCCGGTCGAGATCGCCGTGATCGATCGAGACGGGCAACCGACGGCCCGGTGGTTCGCCGGCGGCGACTTCCACGAGCGGCCGCTCCGGCGTGGAGAGCCCGTGCCCGCCGACGACGGCTGGGTCGACGGGTTCTACAGCTCGAACGATCCCTCTCGCGCCCGGATCGGCGAGCCTCCGCACCTGCGCCGGGTTGTGCGGACGGTCGGCATCGTGTTCGCCGCCGTGGGCGTCCTTGGTCTGAGCGCGTCCTTCCTTCCGCTCCTCCTGTGAAGGGGGCCCCGAGAGGGTGCCCCTCGCCCGGCGAGCCGTCGATACGCTGGACGGTATGGGCGAGACAACAGGGTCACGGGCGGCACCGACGCCGGGACCGGTTCGCGTCGTCTTCGACCGCCATCTCGACGTCGTGGTCGCCAGTCCACTCGCGACCACGTTGTCGGCCGCCTTCTCTGTGGGGAACAACCTGGCACGCTCGATGTTCTTGAACCCGGAGTCTCAGACGGTCCTCGAAGAGTGGGAGCAATCCGCGGGCCACCTCGTCACCACGCTCCGCGCGAATGTCCGCCGGTTCGGGAAGGACCCGCGATTCGACGACCTGGTCGGCGAGCTCGGGGCGCTCAGCCCGCGGTTTGTCGAGCACTGGGCTGGCGCGGAGACCGCCGCCCCCGCGACGGACATCGTGCACTTCTTCCACCCCATGACCGGCACGCAGGCGTACGCGTGCCGTCTCGAACCCGACGGCGGCGAGCGCGTGGAGATGCGCTGGTCACCGGCGGACGGCCCGTGTCGAACGGCCCTCCATGCGCTGTGGGTTCGGACGCGTCAGCTCGAGGAGAGACGCAGGGTCTCGGCGAGATAGCGGATCGCGGCTGCGGCGGGTGACCCGGGCGGGTTGGCGAACATCACCACCACGAGGTCGGTGCTCGGGATCCGCAGATGCTGCCAGCACACATCCACCAGGCCGAAGGGCTCGATCCGGTGGCGCGTGACGTCGGTCCCGAGTTCGCGCACGTCGTGGCGCGCCCAGATCGCGGGGAAGTCGGGATCCTGAATCAAGAGCCTGGCGAGCAGTTCTCGGAACCGAGGATCGTCCGGGTCGCTGCGCAGCCGGAACGAGGCGGTGATCCGAGTGGCGAGGTCGAACCAGGTCTCCCCCACGCGGTCCCTCGCCGAGACGTCGAACGTCGCCAGCAGCAGGTTCTTCCCGGGCTGCAGCGATTCCGGCTGCAGTGCCTTCGCGATGGCGTTGCCGGCGAGCACATCCTGGTTGCCGTCGATCACGATGGCGGGCGTGTGCGACAGGTGCTGCAGGAGCGCATGCACGGACGCCGGCACCTTCTGCTCCCTCGGCGTGCGCGGAACCGACGTCCGCAGACCGCCACTGTTCAGCCGAAGAAGGTAAGCGGTCGCGTCGTCATCGAGGCGGAGCGCCTGAGCCAGCGCGAGGAGCACCTGATCGGAGGGCTGATGGTCGTGCCCGCGTTCCAGCCGCACATAGTATTCCGCGCTGATCCGCGCCAACGCCGCGACCTCCTCGCGCCGGAGGCCTTCCACTCGACGGCCCGGGAGCCGCGGCAGGCCGACGTCTTCGGGCTGGAGCACTGCACGGCGCGCGCGCAGATACTCCGCCACCGCATGACGATGCTCGCTCATACCCTCCGAACCCACGACGGAAACGCTCGTCTCTCGGACTGATCGCGCTCCGGATGCCACGGCCGATTTTATCCTCACCACTGCGCCCAGGAGGGGGTCCTTGGCAGGGACACGACAACCACGACACCGCTCCCATAGCGTGGCGGACAACAGCCCCCGCCCTGGAAGGAACACCACATGCCCGCCCCCACAATCGTGCTCGTTCACGGAGCCTTCGCCGATGCGGCCAGCTTCGAGCCCGTGACGCGCGAGCTGCTCGACCGCGGCTATGCGGTCATCGCGCCCGCCGTTCCCAACCGCAGCCTCCTCGGCGACTCGGCCTACATCCGGTCCGTCGTCGAGAACATCGACGGACCTGTCCTGCTCGTCGGGCACTCCTACGGCGGCGCGGTCATCACGGTTGCCGGCGCCGCAGCCAACGTGGTCGGCCTGGTCTACCTCGCGGGCTACGCACTGGAAGAGGGCGAGAGCCTCGGTCAGTTGCAGGGTGGTTTCCCGGACTCCGACCTTGCCGCCAACCTCGTCTACACCGCCTTCCCCACCCCGGGTGCCGACGACGGCACCGACGTCTCCGTCAAGATCGAGGCTTTCCCCGAGGTGTTCGCCGCCGGGATCGACCCGGCCGTCGCCGAGGTCCTCGCGGTCACCCAGCGCCCGCTCGCCGCACTCGCGTTCAGTGAGACGGCACCGGTAGCCGCATGGAAGACCACGCCGGCGTTCGGAATCGTGTCGGCCGCCGACCGCACCATCAACCCCGACGTGGAACGCTTCGGATACACGCGAGGCAACTTTCGTCGCATCCTCGAGCTCGACGCACCGCACCTCGTGATGCGTGCCCTCCCGCACGAGGTGGTCTCGTTCATCATCGACGCAGCGACCGACGTCGCCTGATCCCCCTCCCCCACCTCATTCCACACACACCCTGGAGACGCACATGCCTTTTGTGACCACCGACGACGGCACCGAGATCTACTTCAAGGACTGGGGTCCCCGCGACGCGCCGCCTGTCATGTTCCACCACGGCTGGCCCCTGTCGTCTGACGACTGGGACGCCCAGATGCTCTACTTCTCCAGCAAGGGCTTCCGAGTCATCGCCAGCGACCGGCGCGGACACGGCCGCTCGTCGCAGACCAGCGTCGGCCACGATATGGACCACTACGCCAGCGACGCGAACGCCGTCGTCGAACACCTCGACCTGCGCAACGCGATCCACGTCGGGCATTCGACCGGTGGAGGCCAGGTCGCCCGCTACGTCGCGCAGTACGGCGAGCCCCAGGGACGCGTCGCCAAAGCCGTGCTCGTCTCCGCGGTCCCACCCCTGATGGTCCAGACGGAGGCGAACCCCGAGGGCACCCCGATCTCCGTCTTCGACGGCTTCCGCGACGCGCTCGCCGCCAACCGCGCCGACTTCTTCCAGGCTGTCGCATCGGGTCCGTTCTACGGGTTCAACCGCCCGGGGGCCGAGGTCTCGGAGCCGACCGTCGCCAACTGGTGGCGGCAGGGCATGACCGGAAGCGCCCTCGCCCACTACGAGGGCATCAAGGCGTTCTCCGAGACGGATCAGACCGAAGACCTCAAGGCCATCACGGTCCCGGTCCTCGTCCTCCAGGGCGACGACGACCAGGTCGTCCCGTACCAGGACGCCGCCATCAAGCAGCACGAGCTTCTCCAGAACTCCGAGCTGAAGATCTACGAGGGCTTCCCGCACGGCATGCTGACGACGCACGCTCACGTCATCAACCCGGACATCCTCGCCTTCATCCAGAAGTAACGACACCCAGCACGTGTGAGCGGCGCGACCCGCAGGATCGCGCCGCTCACACGTGCTTCACGAATGCTCCGCCGTTCGTCACCGAAGCCCGGGCGGTGGCTAGGATCGCTCCGTGACCCAGATCTCTCCGTTGCCCCGTCGCCGTGCCTTCGGATGCGGGGTGGCGGCGACGGCCGTGGCACTCGTCGGCATCCTGCCGACGGTGATCGTCTTCGTCCTCGCGGGAACCGCGGACCCGAACTACGGATGGCTGCTCTTCGTCACGCTGCCGCTTGCCGTCCTGTTCGGTGGCATCGCCCTCATCCTCGGCATCATCGGGCTCGTCTTCGCTCGCACCGACCGCAGCGGGTACCGGTGGCCGGTCGTCGGAGTCGTGCTCGGCGCGGTGGCGGTCCTTCCCGCCGCGGCGTTCCTGATGGGCGGCTGACCTGCCGCGAGCGAGATGTCAGCCGGGCCCCAGCGCCCCCTCACCGCTTCCGGAAGGAGAGCTCCTGTGCGCCAGAACCCGCCCGCCAACAGACTGATGCTCGCGATAGCTGCGGCACTGGCGGCGTTCTTCGTCTGGGGCGCCCTCGTGCGTCCCCTGATCGAGGGCGAGCCGCCCGTAGCGACCTCGCTGGTGTTCGCGACAGGAGTGGTGCTCGCCGGTCTGATCATCTGGATCGTGCTCGCGCGAATCCAGCGGCTGCAGCGCGCCCAGCGGCGTGCCCTGCAGGAGCGAGAGCCGCAGGCGCGGGTCTTCGGCTCCTACGCCCTCAACGGCGTGGCGGCCTACCTCTCGCGCACGATCCCGCTTCTCGGGCTCGGCGCCGCGCCCCGCGGCCTGCTGACGGCGAGTCCGACGGGCGTCATCGACCCTTCGGGTTTCCGGGTGGTCCGCGGCGGGGCGCGACTCCTCACCGCCTACAGCGTTCCGCGGGGGCGGATCCAGGGCGTGACGAAGGGGGCCATCCAGGAGGGCGCCTTCCTCTACCCGACGCTCGTGATCGTCGTCTCAGGGGCTGCGGGACTGGCCACGATCCCCGTGCCGGTCACCAGGGACGACGCGCCGCTTCGCCGGGAGTCGCCGGACGGCATGGACCGCTTAATCACCGACGCGGCGCGGATCTGGGGCGTTCCGGTGCTCGGCGACGGCGATCAGCCGCGGGATTCCTCCTGACGGGCCCCGACGCACGGGCGGGTAGAGTACCGGGAACTGAGGGGGGCACAGTGTCTGACGAGTCCACCGCGCAACGACGCGACCACAACCCGGGACCACGAGTGGGGATCACGTTCTCCACGTTCGATCTGCTGCACGCCGGGCACATCATGATGCTCGCGGAGGCGAAGCGGCAGTGCGATTACCTCATCGTCGGTCTGCAGATGGATCCGACCCTCGACCGCCCGGAGAAGAACGCGCCGACCCAGACGGTCGTGGAGCGCTACATCCAGCTTCGCGGCTGTCAGTACGTGGACGAGATCGTGCCGTATTCGACGGAGCAGGACCTCGAGGACATCCTTCGTTCCTTCAAGCTCGACGTGCGCATCGTCGGCGATGAGTACCGTGATCGGGACTTCACCGGACGCGCGTACTGCGAGACGAGCGGGATCGACCTGTACTTCAACAGTCGGGACCACCGGTTCTCCAGCTCGGGCCTCCGGAGGATCGTCGCGGAGAAAGAAGCCGCGCGAACCGCGAGCCTCTGAGTTCAAGAGCGCACCGACGGAGCAGACACGATCAACTGATGCGCACTTCGACAGCGTGGGTTCTGATCGCGGCAATGACCGCGGTCTCGCTCGTCGTCCTCGGCGTCGTCATGACGTTCCGCTTCGCGATCCCGCTCGTGGACCCTCCTCCACCGGCGCCCGACTACGGCGTCCAGGCGCTCGTCGCCGGCGTGGCGATGACAGCAGCGGTGGCGAGTGGCCTGGGCGCGGGCGTGTACGCGACGAAGCGCGAGGTCGATCGAGGTCGCGTCGTCGGCTGGACGGCTGCCGCCATGCTCGCTGGCACCGTTCTCGGAACGGTCCTGGCCTTCGCACTGAGCGCACGCTGACGGCTGCCGCCGACGCCCGTCAGCGGGGATAGATAGCACCTCGTCCGCGGCTGACGTGCTCGCTCCGCGGGATCACCACCAGAACATCGCCCGGCGTCGAAGCAAGCGGCGAGCCGACCGCAGCCTCAGCGATCGCAACAGTTCACGGACTGCTGTACTATCGGGGCATGCCCACCGCTCTGGCCTCGGCCGCACATACGGAGGCTGTCGCGCGGCTCGGCCACGCGCTCTCCGACCGGACCCGCGCCGGGATCCTGTTGGCACTGCGGAACGCCCCCGCCCGCCCGTCGGACCTCGCTGACGCGCTCGGCGTCTCCCGTCAGGTGATGTCGAACCAATTGGCGTGCCTCCGCGGCTGCGGGCTCGTGGAGGCCAGCGCGGACGGCCGGCGCACCTGGTACCGCCTGGCGGACCCTCACCTCGCCCCGGCCCTGGATGAGTTGATGCGGGTGGTCCTGTTCGTCGAGCCCGGGTGCTGCGCCGGAGAGAGCTGCACCTGCCCATGAGCACGGCCGCTGCACCCCACGCCGAGGGGCGTCGCTCCGTCCTCCACCGACGCATCCGCTGGATCGTTGCTGCGACGATCGCCTACAACGTCATGGAGGCGATCGTCGCGATCACCGCGGGCTCTCTCGCCTCGTCTGCGGCATTGATCGCGTTCGGCCTCGACTCCGCCATCGAGGTGCTCTCCGCGGCCGCCGTCGCCTGGCAGTTCACACGTCGCGACCCGGAGCGATGGGAGAAGGGCACACTGCGGGTCATCGCGGTCGCCTTCTTCCTCCTCGCCGCCTACGTCACCGTCTCCGCGGTGATCGCCCTGTTCGGCCGGGCCGATGTCGAGCACTCCACGCTCGGCATCGTCATCACCGCGCTCAGTGTCGCGATCATGCCGTTCCTCTCCTTCGCCGAGAGACGGGCCGGCCGCGAGCTCGGGTCGGCCACGGCCGTCGCGGACTCGAAGCAGACCCTCATCTGCACGTACCTCTCCGCCGCGGTGCTCATCGGGCTCGTGCTCAACAGCCTGCTCGGCTGGTGGTGGGCCGATGCCATCGCGGGCCTCGTGATCGCCGGATTCGCGGTGCGCGAGGGGGTCGAGGCATGGCGAGGCGACGCGTGCGCGACCTCCGTGGGCCTGATCCTCGAAGACGAGGACCAGGCCCACGCCGAGCCGTAAGGACTCTCGGACCTTCCCGGGCCTCGAACGACCACGCTTCCGCAGGAGACCGACCGGTCGGTCGGTCTGCCTTCCTGACCGGCATGCGTTCGAACATCCTGGAGACCGCACGTCGGCTGACGCTCGAGGAGGGCACTGTGCCCTCCCTCAACGCCGTGGTCGCGGCTGCCGGAGTGTCGAAAGGCGGCCTGATGCATCATTTCCCGACACGCTCGGCTCTCGTCGCCGGTCTCGCTCGCCAGTCCCTCGACGAGGTCGACGCGGCGATGGTCAAGGCCGCGGCGGCAGGCACCGCGGCGCGAACATGGCTGGAGCTGTCGCTGCCGGACGGCAACGAGCGCGCCCTGATGCAAGCCCTGGCCGCCAGTTTTCACCCTGCGGACGCCGTCTTCGAGACGCTGATGGCTGATGCGAAGAGGGCGATCGCCCGATGGGAAGCCCTTATCGCGGCCGAAGTCGGAGATGCGCTTCGTGCGCACGTGATTCGCCTCGTGGGGGACGCACTCGTCACCAACGCACTGGTGGGACTCGGAGACAGCGACGATGCCGTCGACGACATCCTCCGGTTCCTGACACCCGAACATCGCCAGTCGGAAACCGCCCGATGAGCCCGGCGCTCATCGTCGGGATCGCTGGGCTGGCCCTGCTCGATTCACTGAACCCCGCCACGATCGTCGCCGTGACACTCGTGCTCATCGCCGCTCCCCGTCGCCCTGCCCTCGTGGCCGGGTCGGCCGTCCTCGGCGCGGCGCTGACCGTCTTCGTCGCCGGAGCCGCGCTGTTCCTCTCGGCAGGCGCGGCCGCCGGCGCGGTCGAGGGGATCGTCGTCGGCCTTCGCTTCGTCGCGTTCGGCGCCGCCGGCATCGCCCTCGTCATCGCAGGCATCCGTCGATTGCGAGATCGGCCCCGGAGGGCCATCGAACTTCCCTCCTGGTTCAGCCCGTGGACGGCTCTCCCGTTCGGCGTGCTGCTCACCGCTGCGGATCTGCCCAACGCGTTCCCCTACTTCATCGCGATCGAACGAATGGTCGCGACGGACGTGCCCGTCGGTATGGGCCTCGCAACACTGGCCGGGTACACCGTCATCTACTGCCTCCCGTGCCTCATCCTGCTGGCCGTCGGTCTGGCTCACGGCCCACGGGTGCGAGAAAGGCTGCAGCGCCTGGTCGACCGCCTCGGCACCGGCACCGCCACACGGTCCGTTCCCCTGGCCATCATGCTCACCCTGATCGGCGCCGCGGTGGCATCGGTCCCGTTCTGGCTGCTCTGACAACGCCCTCCGCTCGATGCATGCCGCCCCACGAGGTCATCCGGCCGTCTGGGCCGGCTCCGTCGAGGGCGGTGGTTCGTCTCGGTCCCTCGACAGCGTCGCCGTTCCGAGGGCGGCCCGAGCCTCCGTCAGCGGACAGGTGAAGACATCCCTCTCGCCCAGCCCGACTCGATTGATGTAGCGGACGACGATCGCGTACGAGGCGAGCAGTCCCACCTGGGTGTACGGCACTCGGTTGATTTCGCAGTAGTGCTGCACGATCGATGCGGCCTGGCGAAGATGCGGTCGTGGCATCGATGGGAACAGGTGGTGC harbors:
- a CDS encoding adenylyltransferase/cytidyltransferase family protein; translated protein: MSDESTAQRRDHNPGPRVGITFSTFDLLHAGHIMMLAEAKRQCDYLIVGLQMDPTLDRPEKNAPTQTVVERYIQLRGCQYVDEIVPYSTEQDLEDILRSFKLDVRIVGDEYRDRDFTGRAYCETSGIDLYFNSRDHRFSSSGLRRIVAEKEAARTASL
- a CDS encoding cyclodeaminase/cyclohydrolase family protein; translation: MTESADVPTSRPMDAWLDALSQPTGSPGGGAASGVMLGLAAALMGMVAGYTPDVPAVAERTGRLDAVRSDLLRAVEADGVVSASFGAALALSPEDPDREDRVREAAIEAAQSVARLGRAGVALVTEARMLSAEGNPHLAVDLAVATEALEAGLAGASLNLRANLQLARSHGASRPMLVGLEDEVGRLADARTQVARITTELSARLD
- a CDS encoding helix-turn-helix domain-containing protein; translated protein: MSEHRHAVAEYLRARRAVLQPEDVGLPRLPGRRVEGLRREEVAALARISAEYYVRLERGHDHQPSDQVLLALAQALRLDDDATAYLLRLNSGGLRTSVPRTPREQKVPASVHALLQHLSHTPAIVIDGNQDVLAGNAIAKALQPESLQPGKNLLLATFDVSARDRVGETWFDLATRITASFRLRSDPDDPRFRELLARLLIQDPDFPAIWARHDVRELGTDVTRHRIEPFGLVDVCWQHLRIPSTDLVVVMFANPPGSPAAAAIRYLAETLRLSSS
- a CDS encoding ArsR/SmtB family transcription factor, whose translation is MPTALASAAHTEAVARLGHALSDRTRAGILLALRNAPARPSDLADALGVSRQVMSNQLACLRGCGLVEASADGRRTWYRLADPHLAPALDELMRVVLFVEPGCCAGESCTCP
- a CDS encoding heme exporter protein CcmD; its protein translation is MRQNPPANRLMLAIAAALAAFFVWGALVRPLIEGEPPVATSLVFATGVVLAGLIIWIVLARIQRLQRAQRRALQEREPQARVFGSYALNGVAAYLSRTIPLLGLGAAPRGLLTASPTGVIDPSGFRVVRGGARLLTAYSVPRGRIQGVTKGAIQEGAFLYPTLVIVVSGAAGLATIPVPVTRDDAPLRRESPDGMDRLITDAARIWGVPVLGDGDQPRDSS
- a CDS encoding alpha/beta hydrolase; translation: MPAPTIVLVHGAFADAASFEPVTRELLDRGYAVIAPAVPNRSLLGDSAYIRSVVENIDGPVLLVGHSYGGAVITVAGAAANVVGLVYLAGYALEEGESLGQLQGGFPDSDLAANLVYTAFPTPGADDGTDVSVKIEAFPEVFAAGIDPAVAEVLAVTQRPLAALAFSETAPVAAWKTTPAFGIVSAADRTINPDVERFGYTRGNFRRILELDAPHLVMRALPHEVVSFIIDAATDVA
- a CDS encoding cation diffusion facilitator family transporter, with the protein product MSTAAAPHAEGRRSVLHRRIRWIVAATIAYNVMEAIVAITAGSLASSAALIAFGLDSAIEVLSAAAVAWQFTRRDPERWEKGTLRVIAVAFFLLAAYVTVSAVIALFGRADVEHSTLGIVITALSVAIMPFLSFAERRAGRELGSATAVADSKQTLICTYLSAAVLIGLVLNSLLGWWWADAIAGLVIAGFAVREGVEAWRGDACATSVGLILEDEDQAHAEP
- a CDS encoding TetR/AcrR family transcriptional regulator; protein product: MRSNILETARRLTLEEGTVPSLNAVVAAAGVSKGGLMHHFPTRSALVAGLARQSLDEVDAAMVKAAAAGTAARTWLELSLPDGNERALMQALAASFHPADAVFETLMADAKRAIARWEALIAAEVGDALRAHVIRLVGDALVTNALVGLGDSDDAVDDILRFLTPEHRQSETAR
- a CDS encoding alpha/beta fold hydrolase yields the protein MPFVTTDDGTEIYFKDWGPRDAPPVMFHHGWPLSSDDWDAQMLYFSSKGFRVIASDRRGHGRSSQTSVGHDMDHYASDANAVVEHLDLRNAIHVGHSTGGGQVARYVAQYGEPQGRVAKAVLVSAVPPLMVQTEANPEGTPISVFDGFRDALAANRADFFQAVASGPFYGFNRPGAEVSEPTVANWWRQGMTGSALAHYEGIKAFSETDQTEDLKAITVPVLVLQGDDDQVVPYQDAAIKQHELLQNSELKIYEGFPHGMLTTHAHVINPDILAFIQK
- a CDS encoding GAP family protein gives rise to the protein MSPALIVGIAGLALLDSLNPATIVAVTLVLIAAPRRPALVAGSAVLGAALTVFVAGAALFLSAGAAAGAVEGIVVGLRFVAFGAAGIALVIAGIRRLRDRPRRAIELPSWFSPWTALPFGVLLTAADLPNAFPYFIAIERMVATDVPVGMGLATLAGYTVIYCLPCLILLAVGLAHGPRVRERLQRLVDRLGTGTATRSVPLAIMLTLIGAAVASVPFWLL